The Pseudoalteromonas translucida KMM 520 genome has a window encoding:
- a CDS encoding alanine/glycine:cation symporter family protein, translating into MTDIINSISSLLWGHVLVYLLIAAGLFFTIRLRFIQFVQFPHMIKVMFLSRRGSGDGISSFQAFCTSLAARVGTGNMAGVAVALYLGGAGAIFWMWLIALIGMATSFAESTLAQAYKTRDEQGNFRGGPAYYMEYGLGKRWMGVIFSLCLILAFGFVFNAVQSNSIAAAFKVAFDIPNYIVGIALVIGSGIIIFGGLKTISRFAEMVVPFMALAYLLVALYVCALNYSELPGVFMHVINSAFGIEQAGAGAIGYGVMQAMIQGIKRGLFSNEAGMGSAANAAATATPNPPHPASQGYVQMLGVFVDTIVICSATAALILLSQQLTAGSGLTGIALTQAALEEHVGSWGAIFVAIAILFFAFTSIVANYSYAETNLLFLEHNHAYGMLIFRLLVLGMVMFGAMGELPLVWTLADISMGLMAIVNVIALFMLSGVVVWLAKDYNTQRRAGKLPTFDPTKNKHLDKTIPKGIWHK; encoded by the coding sequence ATGACAGATATAATAAACAGTATAAGCAGCCTCTTATGGGGCCATGTTTTAGTATACTTATTAATAGCAGCAGGGCTGTTTTTCACCATTCGCCTTCGCTTTATTCAATTTGTACAGTTTCCTCACATGATAAAAGTGATGTTTTTGAGTCGTAGAGGTTCAGGCGATGGCATTTCTTCATTCCAAGCCTTTTGTACTTCACTCGCAGCGCGTGTTGGTACTGGTAATATGGCAGGCGTTGCAGTTGCACTTTATTTAGGTGGTGCTGGGGCAATTTTTTGGATGTGGCTTATTGCTTTAATTGGTATGGCGACTAGTTTTGCCGAGAGCACATTAGCGCAAGCTTATAAAACGCGTGATGAACAGGGGAACTTTCGTGGTGGCCCAGCTTATTATATGGAATATGGTTTAGGTAAGCGCTGGATGGGCGTTATTTTTTCGCTGTGTTTAATATTAGCGTTTGGTTTTGTATTTAACGCAGTGCAGTCAAACTCTATTGCTGCTGCATTTAAGGTCGCTTTTGATATTCCGAACTACATAGTAGGTATTGCTTTAGTTATTGGCTCTGGGATCATTATTTTTGGCGGTTTAAAAACTATTTCTCGATTTGCAGAAATGGTAGTGCCTTTTATGGCTCTTGCTTATTTACTCGTCGCTTTGTACGTTTGTGCTTTAAATTACTCTGAGCTACCTGGTGTTTTTATGCATGTTATAAATAGTGCATTTGGTATTGAGCAAGCAGGCGCAGGCGCAATTGGCTACGGCGTTATGCAAGCGATGATCCAAGGCATTAAACGTGGCTTGTTCTCAAACGAAGCGGGTATGGGTAGCGCTGCTAACGCAGCAGCAACAGCAACACCTAACCCTCCCCACCCTGCTTCACAAGGGTATGTGCAAATGTTAGGCGTTTTTGTTGATACTATTGTAATTTGTAGCGCTACTGCGGCATTAATTTTATTATCGCAACAGCTAACTGCTGGCTCTGGCTTAACGGGCATAGCTTTAACTCAAGCAGCACTTGAGGAGCATGTAGGTAGCTGGGGTGCAATATTCGTTGCGATTGCTATTTTATTCTTTGCTTTCACATCTATTGTTGCTAATTACTCTTATGCGGAAACAAATTTATTATTTTTAGAGCATAACCATGCATACGGCATGTTGATTTTTAGATTGTTAGTATTAGGTATGGTGATGTTTGGTGCAATGGGTGAGCTACCATTAGTGTGGACTTTAGCCGATATATCTATGGGGTTAATGGCTATTGTGAACGTTATAGCATTATTTATGTTGTCAGGCGTTGTTGTTTGGCTTGCTAAAGACTACAACACGCAACGCCGTGCTGGAAAGTTACCAACCTTCGATCCAACTAAAAATAAGCATCTTGATAAAACAATTCCAAAAGGGATTTGGCATAAGTAA
- the pgsA gene encoding CDP-diacylglycerol--glycerol-3-phosphate 3-phosphatidyltransferase, translating to MWNIPNTLTTFRLFLIPIFLVVFYLPYSWALFAAAFIFWFASITDILDGYLARKLEQSTPFGAFLDPVADKVMVCAALVALSEHYQSMYMTIPALIIISREIVISALREWMAEQGKRDDVAVSNMGKIKTAAQMLAIIGLIWQYDAWMNYLSFGLLYIATFLTLSSMVQYLVSAWSELTKN from the coding sequence ATGTGGAATATTCCAAACACACTCACAACCTTTAGACTTTTTCTTATCCCCATTTTTTTGGTGGTATTTTATTTACCTTATTCATGGGCGCTTTTTGCTGCCGCCTTTATTTTTTGGTTTGCGTCAATAACCGACATTCTCGACGGTTATTTAGCACGTAAACTAGAGCAATCAACTCCCTTTGGTGCGTTTTTAGATCCCGTTGCCGATAAAGTTATGGTGTGCGCTGCTTTAGTTGCGTTATCAGAGCATTATCAGTCTATGTATATGACTATCCCCGCACTTATTATAATAAGCCGCGAAATTGTTATCTCTGCGCTGCGTGAATGGATGGCAGAACAAGGTAAGCGCGATGACGTGGCTGTATCTAATATGGGTAAAATAAAAACAGCAGCACAAATGTTAGCCATTATTGGTCTAATTTGGCAATACGATGCTTGGATGAATTATTTAAGTTTTGGTTTATTGTATATTGCGACCTTCCTAACATTGAGTTCTATGGTGCAATATTTGGTATCAGCGTGGAGTGAATTGACCAAAAATTGA
- the uvrC gene encoding excinuclease ABC subunit UvrC, with protein MSEFDHVQFLKTLSSEPGVYRMLDSDNQVIYVGKAKHLKKRVSSYFRSNITDSKTRVLVSNICNVEVTLTNTETEALLLENNLIKKYQPRYNILLRDDKSYPYILLTNHKHPRLAFHRGSRKVKGEYFGPFPSAGAVSESLRLMQKIFPIRQCEDVYYRARSRPCLQYQLKRCSAPCVNKVSDEDYTEQVDYVRKFLTGKSHEVIADLIKKMEAASQQLNFELAAKVRDQIMLLRKMQEQQSISGNFAEMDVVGFAHLNGLNGIHLLMIRDHKVLGSKTYFPKVPKDSSEQEILTSFLGQYYLAPGATGRIAKEIILPFEIQESDVLGQALTQISERKVTLKVVTRGERAQYLQLANKNALNSITVKQSTQDSINKRYAQLKATLRLDDITRMECFDISHTMGENTVASCVVFDSQGPNTKEYRRYNVTGITGGDDYAAMEFALNKRYNKLVDEDKIPDVIFIDGGKGQLGRAEQYFATWPHAKMPLLVGVAKGTSRKPGLETLLIDGGRKTIPMDSDAPALHLIQHIRDESHRFAIACHRNKRQKQRTQSLLEEINGVGAKRRQTLLKYLGGMQGVKAANIEQLKKVPGISPDMADKIFNHLHDKG; from the coding sequence ATGTCTGAATTTGATCACGTCCAGTTTTTAAAAACACTATCGAGTGAGCCCGGGGTTTACCGTATGCTCGATAGTGACAATCAAGTAATTTATGTTGGTAAAGCAAAGCATTTAAAAAAACGGGTGAGTAGTTACTTTAGAAGTAACATCACTGACAGCAAAACCCGTGTTTTAGTCAGTAATATTTGTAATGTTGAAGTAACGCTTACTAATACCGAAACCGAAGCGCTATTACTTGAAAACAATCTGATAAAAAAATATCAGCCTCGTTACAATATTTTATTACGCGACGATAAATCCTATCCTTATATATTACTCACTAATCATAAACATCCTCGATTAGCGTTTCATCGTGGTAGTCGTAAAGTAAAAGGCGAGTATTTTGGCCCATTTCCAAGTGCGGGAGCGGTATCAGAAAGCTTACGACTGATGCAAAAAATATTTCCCATACGTCAATGCGAAGATGTTTATTACCGTGCGCGCAGCCGACCATGCTTACAATATCAACTCAAACGCTGCTCAGCCCCGTGCGTAAATAAAGTTTCAGATGAAGATTATACCGAGCAAGTTGATTATGTGCGTAAGTTTTTAACGGGTAAATCACATGAGGTAATTGCCGATCTCATTAAAAAAATGGAAGCCGCGAGCCAGCAGCTAAATTTTGAACTGGCTGCAAAAGTGCGTGACCAAATAATGTTGCTGCGTAAAATGCAGGAACAACAGTCTATTTCGGGTAACTTTGCAGAAATGGATGTTGTGGGTTTTGCACACTTAAATGGTTTAAATGGCATTCACTTATTGATGATCCGCGACCATAAAGTATTGGGCAGTAAAACCTATTTTCCAAAAGTACCAAAAGACTCAAGTGAACAAGAAATACTGACCTCGTTTTTAGGCCAGTATTATTTAGCACCGGGGGCAACCGGGCGTATCGCAAAAGAAATCATTTTGCCGTTCGAAATACAAGAAAGCGACGTATTAGGCCAAGCACTTACGCAAATAAGTGAGCGTAAAGTAACTCTTAAAGTAGTTACTCGGGGTGAGCGCGCCCAGTATTTACAGTTAGCAAATAAAAACGCATTAAATAGTATTACCGTTAAGCAAAGCACCCAAGACTCTATTAATAAACGCTATGCGCAATTAAAAGCTACCCTACGCCTTGATGATATAACCAGAATGGAATGTTTTGATATAAGCCATACTATGGGAGAGAACACGGTTGCTAGCTGTGTGGTATTTGATTCACAAGGGCCAAATACTAAAGAGTATAGGCGTTACAACGTAACCGGAATAACCGGTGGGGATGATTATGCCGCCATGGAGTTTGCGCTGAATAAGCGCTACAACAAATTAGTAGATGAAGATAAAATACCCGATGTGATTTTTATAGACGGCGGTAAAGGGCAATTAGGGCGTGCAGAGCAGTATTTTGCTACTTGGCCACATGCAAAAATGCCCTTGCTAGTTGGTGTGGCTAAAGGTACAAGCCGTAAACCTGGTCTCGAAACACTGTTAATAGACGGTGGTCGAAAAACTATTCCAATGGATTCAGATGCACCTGCACTGCATTTAATTCAGCATATACGCGACGAATCACATCGTTTTGCTATTGCATGTCACCGCAATAAGCGCCAAAAACAACGAACACAATCATTATTAGAAGAAATAAATGGCGTAGGTGCTAAGCGCCGACAAACATTATTAAAATATTTAGGGGGCATGCAAGGGGTAAAAGCTGCTAATATAGAACAGTTAAAGAAAGTACCGGGGATCAGTCCTGACATGGCTGACAAGATATTTAACCATTTGCATGACAAGGGTTAG
- the uvrY gene encoding UvrY/SirA/GacA family response regulator transcription factor, which translates to MINVLLVDDHELVRTGIRRILDDVRGFKVVGEAKTGEEAVQFCRQHSPNIVLMDMNMPGIGGLEATKKICRYCPDVKIIVLTVNCEDPYPSTVMQLGAHGFLTKGAGSDEMVRAIRCVHAGQRYIAPEIAQQIALAQVSGRTDESPFQSLSERELQIMLMITKGEKAQSIAERLNLSSKTVNSYRYRMFEKLNVSGDVELTHLAIRYKMIDIDVSY; encoded by the coding sequence TTGATTAATGTACTTTTAGTTGATGACCATGAGTTGGTACGAACAGGGATCAGGCGGATTCTTGACGATGTACGAGGCTTTAAAGTTGTTGGAGAAGCTAAAACAGGTGAAGAGGCAGTGCAATTTTGTCGTCAACACTCACCCAATATAGTACTTATGGACATGAATATGCCCGGCATTGGTGGCCTTGAGGCGACGAAAAAGATTTGTCGTTATTGCCCCGATGTAAAAATTATAGTGCTTACTGTTAATTGTGAAGATCCGTATCCTAGTACCGTAATGCAACTTGGCGCGCATGGCTTTTTAACTAAAGGCGCTGGGTCTGATGAAATGGTACGTGCTATACGTTGTGTGCATGCAGGGCAGCGCTATATTGCACCTGAAATTGCACAACAAATTGCATTAGCACAGGTAAGTGGGCGCACTGATGAAAGTCCGTTTCAGAGTTTGTCAGAGCGTGAACTGCAAATAATGCTAATGATCACCAAAGGTGAAAAAGCACAAAGTATAGCTGAGCGTTTAAATTTGAGCTCTAAAACAGTTAATAGCTACCGCTATCGTATGTTTGAAAAACTAAATGTGAGTGGCGATGTAGAGCTGACTCATTTAGCTATTCGCTATAAAATGATTGATATAGACGTATCGTACTAA